DNA sequence from the Mus caroli chromosome X, CAROLI_EIJ_v1.1, whole genome shotgun sequence genome:
TCTTGTTATCATCTCTGAGAGGCACCAGGTCTAATTTTGGCAAAAACAGTCTCAGGGATATGAGAGGGATTTGGTGTGGAGACACCCCAGATACAGACAGAAATTGGTGTAAAGACCCTatggaaggactgagggagccaACGTCTTCCAGCATCCCAATTTATCTGTACAATAATGATGGGAGAAGTGAAAAATTAACTCCCATGATTAGGATGATAGTTGCAATAATGCCAAGTGATTTTCTGAGGGTTTTAATATGTCCACTCTATGAGAATTTATAGATATTTCCAGAAGCTAAAGAAACTTGTGTATATGGTATACTAGAGAAGTCATTCCTTATTGATAGACAGTTGGAGAGTGAAGAGGCCACAATCTCCTACTAGGAAGTCTTAAGTAATACTAGCAGGAAGGAAGTATTTCTAGGAAAATGAAGGGTCATAGCTCAAGGGAAAGTGTGAATGGACCATCAATACATTCAATATTTGAAGGTCCTGCATGGAGTCTTTCAGGATAAGACTGCAAGTCAATTCTATGAATTTATAAggtaattttattgtatttttactttgtttttgactttgttttctgtCATTGAGGTCTATCTGTTGCcctccttttatatttttattttgagatagattATCACTAAGTTTCCCAGGATGCCTATGGACTCTGTCTGTAGCCCAGACAGATCTTGAGCTTGTGTTTCTCCTTCTTCAGCTGATCCAAGAACTTTGCATTCAATATAAAAGAATGTAAATCTTCCATGTGAGAGTACAGCTTCTACTGATCAGAAGGAAAGTGTATCAAGTACAATGATGAATAGGTGAGAACACTGAATAAGAGACATATCCTTACCTAAGCTCCCTTGACAGAGAGGGTCTCACATAACAAGGTctctattttacattttctcatgGGAATGATAGGCTGATAAGGGTCTCAGGGACATGCTGATATTTTAGTTTGAAATGACAGCTTCAAACAGCAGAAGAGACAGACCTAGGACTTGCCAACAGTTCATGTAATTATTCTCACTGAGAAGTGACAGGATCTTCACATCTCCAAGCAAGAGATCTCCATTGTTGATCTTTGTCACCATTCCTACACAATAAAAGCCAGGATAGCAAGCAACATACAGCCTAAAGTGCACTTTCCCTTACTCAACTGAATATGAGCAAGTTATAACTGAAGTCCTCTATGTTCCTAGATCagtatttttatagaaattttaGAAGCAGAAATAAACACAAGGGGGCCTCCTCCTGGTGAAGTTGCTCATGCTACCTTCTTTTGTTTCCCTTAGGTACCTACATCTCTAACATCCTGCCATTGTACTTGTTGTTGTCCTTGATTAGTCATCATGCCTCGAGGTCGAAAGAGTAAGCTAAATGCCAGGGGGAGACGCCTCCGTGCCAGAAATTATGCTCAGGCTTCTGAAGGTGCTGAGGAAACAGTAGTAGCAACAGAAGAGTCCTCTCCTAAATCATGTGGCACCTCTGAgatgccagaaaaaaaatcagattccaGCATAACTGTTGATCTCTTTTCTATATCAGATGGCAGTTTTATTGATCTTGATGATGCTGAAGACCTTTTTATGTATTACCACACTATTAATCACCAAGATATTCTGACCCAAAAGGTCCTTGTGCTGGTGCAGATTCTCCTCAAAAACTACAGAACAAAGCAGCTTACTACAATGGAAGATATGATGCAGGTTATTGATGAGGAGGAAATGAATGACTTCCCTGAGATCCTCAGGAAAGCTGCTGAAAGGCTTGCAGATGTCTTTGCAGTTGAACTGAGGGAAGTGGAATCAAGCCGGAGGCTGTATGATCTTATCAGTAAGCTGAAACTCCCCAACAATGGGAGGGTTCGTGCTGGCCAGGGCTTCCCAAAGACTGGTTTCCTGATG
Encoded proteins:
- the LOC110286176 gene encoding melanoma-associated antigen B5-like, giving the protein MPRGRKSKLNARGRRLRARNYAQASEGAEETVVATEESSPKSCGTSEMPEKKSDSSITVDLFSISDGSFIDLDDAEDLFMYYHTINHQDILTQKVLVLVQILLKNYRTKQLTTMEDMMQVIDEEEMNDFPEILRKAAERLADVFAVELREVESSRRLYDLISKLKLPNNGRVRAGQGFPKTGFLMTVLGIIFMKGNCASEEDIWKTLRSLGIYSGKKHRIYGEPRKLITQNFVKLKYVEYRQVANSNPPRYEFLWGPKAYAETNKMTILKFVAKVNEVSPSYFTGLYKETLKDDLGKNQGNRKVSSAIHPKAREFSFVMCPGLAFSSAEV